ATGGCAACGTAGAAAGGGTAATCTTAGGTTGCCTGGGCGTTACAGAGCTCTCAAGTTTTTTGGTTGTCACTAGTAGTTAACGGCCCGTTCTTCCGTAGGGGTGAAATAGAGGGGTATAGAACCGCTGATCATCAACGCACAGGTGGGGTCTGTCCCGCACTCGCTTTTGGGAATAACCGCAACTCCGTTATCTTCGGACGGAAGCAGAGTGTGCAAGGATGTTGGAGcggcagaaaaagaagccaaaaTTTTGCTCGTTCTGGTGTAAAGTTGTGTGCTGTCTGTCGGTATGAAACACGGGATTCAGCAAAATTCACCCGGGATTCAAAATATGCACACTCTGCATACACCTCGGTGACTGATCTGCTTTTATGTGTGACCAAACTATTGTTTCGGGATTCCAACATGCTAAGCCCCTACAAATTTGCAATCCCCGTGCGTCCGTCTGCAAAGTATAAATACCGACGGTTTTTGCCTTAATGTCACTTATGATGACCGAGAAAGAAATTATTACAATCGACTTGGAGAAGGCCTCAGAAGAGGAACTTATTGCTGTGATCGCCAAGCTGGCAGAGATCCTGGAGGAGAAAAGAGAGGAGGCTGGTGTGGCCGGCAAAGACACCGACCGCGGGAAGAAGGCCCACAAACAGAAACGCCGCCATCACTCAAAGAGAAAATTCAGAAAACTTGGGCGCGAATTTAGTCCTTTTGGCGAGTACGAAGAATTTGGACCGTGGGGATTCCCACCGCCTCCTCCGCCTCCGTCACACCATTTTGCTGAAGGCGCATTTGGAGTGCGTGGTCACCACCatcctccacctcctccaccaccatATCACCCACACagcttctttggctcttATGGTTTTGGCTCCTACGGCAGACCATGGGGAAGAGGCAGAAGCAAGAACCCCCACTTCAGACACGACTATCACACATGCTCGCCTCCTCCACCCCCACATGCGTTTTGGCATCGCCGTTACTCCTCAGATTCCACTCCTGACTCCGGATCGCAGACAGAATAGGAAACCACAAAAACATCCCAGAAAACATTTATTTATGCAGCCACAACTTAACAAGAAGGCAATGTGCCTGAACAATGCACAGCCACACGGTCACTAAAATTTCAATAGGTATATAGTTATATAATTTAAAAACTAAACAATAAGAATCACCCGTGCACGGATGTCTGGAAACTTTCACTGCCGCGTTATTTACGGAGAGAGCCTATGTatgtcaaaaaaaaatcgtaCCCTTTTGTTGTTTAAAGTGCATGCAAAAAGGCGTTAACATCTGGCATATACCCAATTCAGCGCCGGTGTAAAGATGTCCAAGCACAAGCTAACCAATCCGGATCTGTCCGAAACCTCCTCGCAAACACAGTCGCCCAGTTCAAGGCCCTCCACCCAAGCAAGCAGAGAGTTTGGCAGGGAAATACTCATGAAGCCCAGCAACTCTGCGCCTCCGAAAATAATTATGCCTGCAGGCTCGGATGGTACGGATGGCTCGTCCGGAGTTGTTCTGCAGAAGAAGCGCCGTGTTGTTCGTGCATGTGACCGTTGTCGaaaactgaaaatcaaATGTTCAGGTGATCAGCCCTGTATCCATTGCACGGTTTATAGCTACGAATGCACGTACGACCAGCCGAGCAGGACTAAGAAGAAGGCCGCCGCCAGCAGCGTGGGGCCCCATTCAGGCACGGTGGCGAGCTCGCAACACTCCAGCCTGCCTGCCAATAATGTGGAGATGATGGCCAGATTGACCGACAGACTCAAATTGTACGACGACATCTTGCACAGACTGTTGCCCGATATCAAACTGACCGACTTGAACGACAACCCGAAGCCTATCAACCCGATGAAGTTGCTCACGGCGATGAACAGGTTGCGCGAAAAGTCGTGCGACGACTCCAAATCGTCGAGCAAAGCAATCGCAGAGGAGTACGAAAGCCTGCCCGATGTGCCTGTGCCGCCGGTGCCCAACGTGTCGAAGCCGGCGCCGCCGGTAACGGCTGTCAAGGCGCACGAGTCGCCGTCCGAACGGTCGCAGTTCTGCGGCCCCCACCAGGGCATCGACGGGTCGTACGAATCCAGCATGGGCAAGGAGATCAAGATCATTCTCCCGTCTCGCGAGGTGGCCCTGCGGCTCATCACCAAGACTTGGGAGAACGCGTGTGTTCTGTTCCGGTTCTACCATAGGCCAGCGTTCATTGAGGACCTAAACGAGCTGTACGACACAGATCCGGGCCAGTATACCAACAAGCAGCAACGGTTCCTGCCGCTGGTGTACTCTGTGATGGCCTGCGGAGCGTTGTTCCTGAAGAGCGACGAGCAGACCAACGGGTCGAAAAATGGCGAGCCAAGCCCCGAAACCGAGTTTTTCGAAGACGAAGGCTACCGCTACTTCATTGCTGCGCGAAAACTGATCGACATCACCGACACGCGAGACACGTACGGCATCCAGACGATTGTGATGCTTATAATCTTTTTGCAGTGCTCGGCTAGACTGTCCACATGCTACGCGTACATCGGTATAGCGCTGAGAGCTGCCCTGCGAGAAGGCCTACATCGGAAACTGGACTATCCTTTCAATCCgatcgagctggaaatCAGGAAACGGCTTTTCTGGACCATCTACAAAATGGACATCTATGTGAACACGATGCTGGGATTGCCCCGGACAATCAGCGAGGACGATTTCGACCAGGACATGCCaatcgagctggacgacgaaaatATCACCGTTGATGGCTATCGGTTCGAGAAACAGGGCGACCGTCTTTCCAGTTCGGGAATAGCCAACGCGCACACTCAACTGATCTTCATCATGAAGAAGATAGTCACCAAATTGTACCCCATCAAGCCACGCAAGGTGGAAAACGGACGGCGGCCGGACCTCATGACACACGATATTGTCTACCAGCTGGAGATTGACCTGCAGGACTGGATGAATAGTCTTCCCTTGGAACTCAAGCCGGGAGTCGAGCCTTCCAGCCAGTACCTGAAGGCCAACCGATTGCTTCACATTTCATACTTGCACGTCAAAATCATTCTGTACAGGCCGTTCATCCACTACCTCTCGTCAGACCATGTGAACAGACCAACGTCCTCGAACGACCTCAGATGTATTGAAAAAGCAAAGAATTGCATCAATGTCGCCAGAATTGTCGTCAAGCTCGCCGAGGacatgatcaacaagaacatGCTAAGCGGATCGTACTGGTTTTCCATCTACacaatatttttctctgtcGCATGCCTGGTTTACTACGTCCACTTTGCGCCGCCAATCACTCCCAACGGAGACTTTGACCCAGAATACATCGCCATCAAGAGAGACGCAGAGAGCGGCAAACGCGTGCTGGATATTCTCAAGGACAGCAGCATGGCGGCCAGAAGAACCTACAACATCCTCAACGCGCTGTTCGAGGAACTCAACCGCAAGACGGCGAATGCCACCATCAACCATGAGCCGCCTAATTCGCAGTTCCTCACACCACAGGTCGGCAAGTCGCAGTTCGAGCGTGaccagaaaaaagaccCGATGTTTATTCCTCTGCCTCCGTCCAACGTGAGACCTGCAGAGCACGTGCAGCAGCCGTTCAATGGGTACTCCAAGATGGAAAATTCCGAGATCGACAACATCGTCAATGGGGTCAACTTCATCGACGGAGTGTCCACAGGCATCAACCTGAATATCTCATCAGACAACAGAAACTCCGACCTGGAAGTCGACCCTACACCGTCTTCCATGTCGCCTCCAGATCAGTCAAAGTACAAGTACGTGCCGGGACCGATGGACCAGCTCGACATGAAGATATTCGGCCGGTTCCTGCCTCCATACATGCTGAACTCGAACCAGCAGTCTGCAGACACCACGCCGGAGCCAGAGCCGTACCCAGACCAGTAccaggagccagagccagagcagccagGCAACGATCTTTTTGGATCCATTCCGTCTGGACTTTCCACAGTGTCTCAGTCCCAGCATTCTAATAAGGGCTTCAACGGCATGCCACCAAACTACCAAGGATATCCAAAACGTTACGACTTTGAGGACATCTTCTACAGCGACTGGTCTACTGCACCTCCCGGCGATTTCAACCGAAAATCCTAATATTGACTAGGTAATCTACCTAACTAGCTTGCCAATCAAATCCTATACTACAATACAAAAACACTCTATGTGTGACCATCCGCCAATATCCCATGACATTGCCTAAATTCCTTGTGTTCCCTGCAGCGACTCCGAGTTCTTGACGCCTCTGCCCCTGCCACGGATGCCTCTGTTGAGATTTTTGTATAAATCTGCGAAATACAACAGCAGGTCTCTTTCGTTGGGTGGAAGCGCATCGATCGAGTTTcccgaggacgagatgtGCGCCAGTTTGTTAGTCAGCTCATTCAGCGTTTTCATGTGGAACCTGTTCTGGTGCGCCTTGAGGTTACCGAGCTGGGTGAAACTCTTGTTGCAGTTGTCGAACTTGCACACAAAAGGCCGCAGATTGTTGTGAGTCAGCATGTGTGCCTGTAGATTCCCCTTTCTCGAGAACGACTTGTCGCAGACCTCGCATTTGAACGGTTTTTCTCCCGTGTGCAGCCGTAGATGCGTCCTCAAATTTCCTCCCTGCGTAAACCGCTTGTGGCAGAAAGAGCACTCGTATGGCTTCAGTCCGATGTGCGACCGAATGTGCACCTCCAGATGAGTCGACTGCGTGAACTTCTTGTAGCAGTACTGGCACTGGTGCTGTTTGTGGCCCCTTATGTTAGGCTTTTCCACTCCGCCCACCAGTTCCACCGGGTTCGGCAACACCGAGTTGTTTGTGGCCCGTGGCCCGACCTCCTCCAAGATCGTGCCGTCCTCGGCCTGTCTGATGTCCCCGGTTAATCCCTTCTTGCGCGCCTGGATAACCAGCATCAATTGGTCCACCTTCGTGGCCCCGATCAGCGGCCGTCCGTCTTCTGTGTGCAGGGCCTGGTTTGCAGGAACAAGATTGCCCATGCTGCCGTACTCTGGCTTCATCTGGGGAGCCACCGGCACCAGGTTCGCCGAGGGCTGGATGTGTGCTTTCTTGCTAGCAGGCGACATCGCGCTGTCCATCGACACGCCCGTATTTGGTGACTCTGTAGGATAAGTATCCGGCCGCTTTCTTGCCGTGGCGTCGTCGccgtctttcttgacctcCTCAGGCGGGACAGACTGGCCAACGTGCTGGGATTTCTGGAAACCCTGCGCGCCGCCCTTTGTAGGGTCTGTAACCATGCGGGTCGGTATTGGAAGCACCGGCGCGCTCGAGTACATGCTGCCAGGCCTTGAGTGTCCAGGCTGGTAATGTTGCTGGCCctgtggctgctgctgctgctgctggtccTGATAAGGAATACTATCCAACAGATCGCTGTTCTGGTCGAATATCTTGTTCACACTGTCCCGTTTGAGAAAGCTGTCCACGTCCCCAACAGGAATATCGCTGTTGGGCTGGCTGATCGACGGGAATCGCCTGAAAAAGTGGCTGTTGCTTCTGGAGGCCGTGCCTGCTTGCGGAAGCTGGTACTGGGCCTGGTGCGACGCAAGCTGTgcctgctgttgctgttgttgctgctgctgtggagTCATGAAcggctccagctgctcactCGGCCGTCTGCCGTAGACGTTGTCGGCGGAGCCAGGATTGATGGCCCGCTCGGACGAATAGGGCTGCATGAAGTTCTGCATCGAGCCGTTGTGACTTCCCGGAGGATACGCAAACGAGTATTCCCGCTGAATGTCGCTGTACGGGAAGCCCTCCGGCGGCTGTTGCTGGGAGGCCGCGCTGAAACTGCCCGGTGGGGCATTCGAGTCGAACGAGAACCGGGGGAAGAAAATGCTGTCCTGGCGGGGAAACAAGCCTGAAATCGAGTTGTTGTGCATTTGCTCAGCCCCAACGGTCGGATTAGTGGGTTGGTAATAATCGTTGGGCACGCCAGACGAGCCCGTCAGCAGGGAGTCCCGTCTATTGGCAAAATTGAAGGAGGCCTCATCGGGCGCAGGGTTGTGCTTGCTGCCGGTCTTGCCATTTAAAGAGTCTGTCTGGGTGCCGTGTCCAGGGTCAGGTTGCTGGGATGAGTAGATCATCGGCATAAACAGGGACCCTTTGCTAGTATCAGTAATTCTTGCACAAAGCCAATTTTACGTAAAATGTTTTGTTTTGGCTTGCAGGAGCAAGTTTAGGGTGATGAGATAAGCGATTACTAAGGTACAGCCAACGGTGGCGGGCTGGGAACGGTTGGCGTTATGGGGACAACAGGGCACTGGTTCAATTGGCTCAGCGGGGGTGTGTCCGGCTGGTGCAGTCTTGTTGCGTGGCCAGCAGGAGCGTTATTGTGGAACAGTGCCGTAACCCGATCTgtataatatttttttggataaatatttttttcgaatTTTCATCATGTCAGACGCACCGATGGAGGACGTGGTAGACGAGACCATGAGCCAGGACGAGGTGGATACcgagaaaatcaagttGCTACCCGGCTCCACGCCCGACGGCACGGCGGCATCGTTTCAgatcagcgacgaggaccaTACTTTGGGGAATGCGCTGCGGTACATGATAATGAAGAATCCAGAGGTTGAATTCTGCGGATACTCGATTCCGCACCCGGCAGAGAGCAAGATGAATATTAGAATTCAGACGTACGGCGGCATGAGCGCTGTTGAGGCGCTGCACAAGGGGctggacgatctggtgGATCTTTGCACCCATGTGGAGGACGTTTTTGGGGAAAAAATCAGTTCCAGAGACTACGGCACCGAGGAGCCATGAGGaggtgattttggaggctaCATGGTGAATTAGAGGCCAAACTTGTATTTTTAACGATGACTTAGATATGGTAGCTGTTAtttcttttccagctccgGGTAAGTAAAATTTTTTTACAATaagaaataatttttttatcaaatttttttatctaaAACAAAATTATCCCCTTTAACATGTCGTATACTAACAACAATAGAAATAGCTACCGGACTTATGGCGGTGGAGATAGAAGTAGGTTTGGCAGAGACGATCGCAATGGCAACTATGGACGCAGAGACGATTACGAGCTTGGTGCAAATTTGACCAAGCCTAATTTCGATCTGGAAACTTTGCCCAAGTTCGAAAAGAATTTTTACAAAGAGGCAGAGGCGGTTGCTTCGCGGTCGGAAGATGAGGTGGCTGCGTTTAGAAAGGAGCACGATATGACGGTGTATGGAAGAGACATCCCTAGACCTATCACTTCGTTCGACGAGGCTGGGTTCCCAGACTACGTTTTGAAGGAGGTGAAGGCGCAGGGATTCCCTAATCCTACCGCCATCCAGTGTCAGGGATGGCCAATGGCCCTTTCCGGACGCGATATGGTGGGAATTGCTTCGACTGGTTCTGGAAAGACCCTGTCGTACTGTTTGCCGGCTATCGTGCATATCAATGCCCAGCCCCTTTTGCAACCTGGCGATGGTCCTATCTGTTTGGTTTTGGCCCCAACGAGAGagctggctgtgcagatTCAGAAGGAGTGCTCCAAGTTCGGACGCTCCTCCAGAATCAGAAACACCTGTGTCTACGGTGGAGTGCCGAAGGGCCAGCAGATCAGAGACCTTGccagaggagctgaaatCTGTATTGCCACTCCTGGTCGTCTTCTGGACATGCTGGACTCCGGCCGGACAAACCTCAAGCGTGTGACGTATTTggttctggacgaggccgacaGAATGCTGGACATGGGATTCGAGCCCCAGATCCGCAAGATTGTCGACCAGATCCGTCCCGATAGACAGACGCTGATGTGGTCTGCCACCTGGCCGAAGAGCGTCCAGACCCTGGCCAGAGACTACCTGAACGACTACATCCAGGTCAACATTGGGTCTTTGGACCTGGCCGCCTCGCACAACATCAAGCAGATCATCGACGTGTGTTCCGAGTACGAGAAGAGAGACAAGCTTGCCAAGCACCTGGAGACTGCCATGCAGGACCCACAGGCTAAGGTGATTGTCTTTGCCTCGACCAAGAGAACGTGCGACGAGATCACTGCGTACATGCGGAGCGAGGGCTGGCCAGCGTTGGCTATTCATGGCGACAAGGAGCAAAGGGAGAGAGATTGGGTTCTGAGCGAGTTCAGGTCCGGACGGTCACCTATTATGGTGGCCACGGACGTGGCTGCCAGAGGTATTGGTAAGTTTTTCGCATGGGAATCGCCCCATGCCGCTTTTCGCTTGGCTACACTTTGGTATAGAAATATATTCGAGTTGGGCGGAAAGCACTTGGTATTCGTAAACTAACGTATTAGACGTCAAGGGAGTCACCACGGTGATCAACCACGACATGCCGGGCAACGTCGAGGACTACGTCCACCGTATTGGAAGAACGGGACGTGCTGGCGAGAAAGGAACGGCCATCACGATGTTCACGGACGGCAACTCCGGCCAGGCCCACGACCTCATCACCATTTTGAGAGaggccaagcaggagaTTCCTCCGCAATTGCAAGCTTTGGACAAGAAGGGCAACAGAGGCAATGGATACGGCTATGGTAGAGGCCGCGGAGGATACGGTAGAGGCCGTGGTGGCTATGGCAGAGGTGGccgtggaggaagaggcgGCTCGAGAGGCTTTTCTGGTAGCAACTCTGCGCCATTGGGAAACAGAAGGTTCTAATAGATTATAGATCCGTTATACAGTTATTCGTTATTTTGAGACAGTAGTTTTGCGTCTTTTGGTTCATCTAGTTGTTCTGACTGCTCTGGCTGTTCTAGCTGTTCTGTCTGTTTGTTCTTCGGCTGCGCCACGCGCGGAATGTTGGACGCCAGGTACATGGTATTGGTGAGCACCTGGAGTTTGATCCAGGGGTGGTTTTCGAACCAgtatttttccaccacgTCTGGGTCGGTGAGGTCCTCGTCCGTGTGGAACGCACCAATGATCGAGCTGACCTCGTCCTTGCTGATGGCGTGTTTAGGCGCCGGCTGGTCGATCACTCGCTGCACACGCGAGCCCAGTGTGGCTGCGTCTCTGAGCGACTCGGCATATTTCTCGTGATACTGGTTGAACTTGGCCATAATTTTGGACCGCATCACCTTCTCGACGTCAGCACGCGTCAGATACTGCATCCAGATCAGGTCAAAGTATTGCGAGATGGTCATGGGCATGTAGTTTTTCGGGCCCAGCCAGTACGTGCTCTCCTCGCCGTCCTGCATGGCCTTGTCTCTTGCAAGACAGGTTTCCACGTAGAGCGGGTTTTCGTACGGCCTCCACGCATAGCTGAGCTCGTGTGAGCCGCCGAGAAAGAAGGCAGACCCGAGCACTATGCGGGCGAGTGACGACGAGTAGCGACGGAAAGCAGGCAGGCCTCTGAGCCGGGGGATGCGCATGATCAGCGCGGCGCCGACGTACGACTGCGCAAAGCCCATGAGCGCGCGCAGCGTGGTGCAGTCGTGCGCGGGCGCCAGCGGGCCCCACAGCGGCAAATTGGGCAGGGCGTATCGAAAACActgtttttcgactttgTCCAGCAAGGTGTCGTTTTTGTCATGCAGCTTGCGGAATTCCCAAAACTCCACGTCTGTATTCATTGCAATTGGATGGGAGGGAAGAATTAAAGGGTGTGAGGCAATGGTATAAATAACACAGTGGTTCAAGAAATGATTTAATTTAAATGATTTATTTCGAAcaattatttatttcaaATGATTTAATTTTTGGCCCGGGGCATTTATTTACCTTCTGATTTATTGAATCTGTTTGGAATATAGTCATCTATTTAGAAGTGTCAAGGACGTATCTGCCCAAGATCTTGCCCTCCTCCATCTTCTTGAAGACCTCTGGCAGCTCGGAAAGACCAGCAATCTGGAATGGAGACTTGACAAGGCCTCTGGTGAAGAAGTCCACGGCCTCGGCAGTGTCTTGTCTGTTACCAACGTAAGATCCCTTGATCTGGATGGACTTGACGACGTGCTCAAAGACAGGAGACTCGCAAACAGCGCCGGCTGGAAGACCGACCAGAACAACCTTACCGAGGGTTCTCACGTATTGACAAGACTGGGAGATAGCAGCTGGAGAGACAGAAACGTTGATGACACCGTGTGGACCGCCGTTGGTGATCTTCTGGATGGCAGACACAATGTCCTTCTCCTTGGTGAAGTCGACGTAGAATTCGGCACcgagcttcttgatgaacTCGCCCTTTTGCTCACCACCGTCAATACCCAGAACTCTCAGGCCCATGGCGACAGCGTATTGAACGGCAAGAGAACCCAATCCACCGGCGGCACCGGAAATGGCAACGATCTGTCCTGGACGCAGAGCAGCAGTCTTCAAGGCCTTGTAAACAGTGACACCAGCACACAAAATaggagcaacagcagcgAGGTCAGTTCCAGGAGGCAGCTTAGCGGCCTGGACAGCGTCAGCAGTGGCGTATTGTTGGAAAGAACCGTCGTGCGTGTAACCGGACAGGTCAGCGTCTGGACAGTTTGGTTCGGCACCCTGTTGACAGAACTCACAACCCATACACGAGCCGTTCAGCCACTTGATACCGGCCAAGTCGCCGATCTCGAAGTTTTTAACGTTCTCACCCTTGGCAACGACAACACCGGCACCCTCGTGACCACCCACAAGTGGGAGTTTGACAGGCAGTGGCCAGTCACCCTTCCAGGCGTGCAAGTCAGTGTGGCACACACCAGAGTACTTGACGTGGACCAAAATCTCGTTAGgctttggctttggaacaGGGATCTCCTTGTACTCAATTGGACCACCGTTGGTTTCAAAAACACATCCCATCTGGGTCTTTGGGATGGTTGGAGCAGAGGCAGTAGAGTGTCTGAAgacctgctggacaacaGCGGGCTTGGCTAGCCGAGCAAATTGGTTTCTCAAAGCAGCAACTCTCGAAATAGACATCATGGTTGGCGCTGTTTTTGCAAACGAGATGGATTTCCAGCGATATAAATTCCTGAGAAGTGGACGTCGATATACGTCTGCGGCATATCCAGACACCCAATCACAACGGGCTAAAAAGTTCCATCCTGCATGAAATACCCCGTTTTAGACACCCCACTCGCTGTACCGACACCCCCGCTGTTTTGCCGGGTCATGATTGGCCGCGAAAAAATTCCGTGTCTGGACTCCGTCTCCGTTGCCAGTCGTATGCAGCTGGCATCTCCGTGCTCGTCATTGCCCTTGTGCGTTCCGGCGAACGACAGCTCATGTAGCTCTGTTCCATCTCTTTCCGGAGTGCGTTCTACAGCCACTAGGGGGTGCGAAAAAAACCCCGTCTCGCAAAATTCGCACACGGCATTAAATCGGCGGGGGAAAATAGAAAGGGGGGTGTGGTTTTGTAAGTACCCCGGATTCGATACCGCTCATGACACCCTCTCTTTCCGCAACCGGCGCCCCCAGCACCCTACACACTACGGCCATCTATTCCGGACAGCTTTGGCAGTCGTGTTTGTATGCTCAATACCATATATTAGTCCCGCTTCCAGGCCTAACCACATAAAAAATACGTGCCGCGCTTACGTAATCATTGCTCTTCGTTCTGTGCGTAGAAGAAGTTGACAGCAAGCAATTGaagctcgtttttctggctccATTCTTCGGCACCCCAACCGGGGACACCCGTGCCCCAACAAGGGcgatctgctggagcttCCGGCTCAACCCCTGGTTTCTGCTTGTACAGCAGAAACACGTATCTGTGCTTGCCtgtttttggtggaggacCAGGGCCCATGTAGGGGACGAGGTCTTCGCCATTGAGGTTCGACGTGGTCAATTGCTCCTCTATTTGGGATATGTCAACCGATTTGTTAGGGTCGAAGTCGTTAAGCTTTATATTCTTCACAACGTAGTGGCAGAACTCTGACCACTTTTCATCGCCCTTTGTTGGTGCGTCTGGATCAGTGAGCACCAAAGTAAATCTGTCGGAGCTCGAAATCGAAAAGTCCGGGTCAGTGTCTTTTGAAAGGTTGAGTGTAAAGGCGAAGTCCGGTCTGTGTTGAGTGTCCTTCACCGAAAGAGTGTTTCCCATGGCGACTTCCTTGTCCTGGCCGTAGGAGATGATCAGAAAGCCTTTAGGAGTGAAGGAATCGGAGTGGATCACTGTTGGGACCACCTCGCTCTTAGTCAGGGCGTCCTTGATGGAGTTGGAGATAGTGACTAGTCTCATTTTATTGTTTATGATAGGACGGCAAAGAGCTGGTCTGTAGCTTAAAGTTGGTTTAGGAGCAAGATATGAAGAATATCTGAGAGAAACTAGTTTGGTGCTTCGATTAATTAATTGTCCCAGTTTTAATTGGGAGGCCATAGCAATTGAGGGGCAATGGATAAAGATTTTCTTAGAAAATGTTCGATGTAACTAAGTATTATTCCAGAGTAATGGGTATTACTCGGTAGATTATTCAGAAGTATTATTCGATAGTATCATTCGATAGTTCGTTATGCGG
This window of the Ogataea parapolymorpha DL-1 chromosome VII, whole genome shotgun sequence genome carries:
- a CDS encoding putative transcriptional activator (member of the Gal4p family of zinc cluster proteins); its protein translation is MPAGSDGTDGSSGVVLQKKRRVVRACDRCRKLKIKCSGDQPCIHCTVYSYECTYDQPSRTKKKAAASSVGPHSGTVASSQHSSLPANNVEMMARLTDRLKLYDDILHRLLPDIKLTDLNDNPKPINPMKLLTAMNRLREKSCDDSKSSSKAIAEEYESLPDVPVPPVPNVSKPAPPVTAVKAHESPSERSQFCGPHQGIDGSYESSMGKEIKIILPSREVALRLITKTWENACVLFRFYHRPAFIEDLNELYDTDPGQYTNKQQRFLPLVYSVMACGALFLKSDEQTNGSKNGEPSPETEFFEDEGYRYFIAARKLIDITDTRDTYGIQTIVMLIIFLQCSARLSTCYAYIGIALRAALREGLHRKLDYPFNPIELEIRKRLFWTIYKMDIYVNTMLGLPRTISEDDFDQDMPIELDDENITVDGYRFEKQGDRLSSSGIANAHTQLIFIMKKIVTKLYPIKPRKVENGRRPDLMTHDIVYQLEIDLQDWMNSLPLELKPGVEPSSQYLKANRLLHISYLHVKIILYRPFIHYLSSDHVNRPTSSNDLRCIEKAKNCINVARIVVKLAEDMINKNMLSGSYWFSIYTIFFSVACLVYYVHFAPPITPNGDFDPEYIAIKRDAESGKRVLDILKDSSMAARRTYNILNALFEELNRKTANATINHEPPNSQFLTPQVGKSQFERDQKKDPMFIPLPPSNVRPAEHVQQPFNGYSKMENSEIDNIVNGVNFIDGVSTGINLNISSDNRNSDLEVDPTPSSMSPPDQSKYKYVPGPMDQLDMKIFGRFLPPYMLNSNQQSADTTPEPEPYPDQYQEPEPEQPGNDLFGSIPSGLSTVSQSQHSNKGFNGMPPNYQGYPKRYDFEDIFYSDWSTAPPGDFNRKS
- a CDS encoding Asparagine-rich zinc finger protein AZF1, which translates into the protein MPMIYSSQQPDPGHGTQTDSLNGKTGSKHNPAPDEASFNFANRRDSLLTGSSGVPNDYYQPTNPTVGAEQMHNNSISGLFPRQDSIFFPRFSFDSNAPPGSFSAASQQQPPEGFPYSDIQREYSFAYPPGSHNGSMQNFMQPYSSERAINPGSADNVYGRRPSEQLEPFMTPQQQQQQQQQAQLASHQAQYQLPQAGTASRSNSHFFRRFPSISQPNSDIPVGDVDSFLKRDSVNKIFDQNSDLLDSIPYQDQQQQQQPQGQQHYQPGHSRPGSMYSSAPVLPIPTRMVTDPTKGGAQGFQKSQHVGQSVPPEEVKKDGDDATARKRPDTYPTESPNTGVSMDSAMSPASKKAHIQPSANLVPVAPQMKPEYGSMGNLVPANQALHTEDGRPLIGATKVDQLMLVIQARKKGLTGDIRQAEDGTILEEVGPRATNNSVLPNPVELVGGVEKPNIRGHKQHQCQYCYKKFTQSTHLEVHIRSHIGLKPYECSFCHKRFTQGGNLRTHLRLHTGEKPFKCEVCDKSFSRKGNLQAHMLTHNNLRPFVCKFDNCNKSFTQLGNLKAHQNRFHMKTLNELTNKLAHISSSGNSIDALPPNERDLLLYFADLYKNLNRGIRGRGRGVKNSESLQGTQGI
- a CDS encoding DNA-directed RNA polymerase III subunit C19, which encodes MSDAPMEDVVDETMSQDEVDTEKIKLLPGSTPDGTAASFQISDEDHTLGNALRYMIMKNPEVEFCGYSIPHPAESKMNIRIQTYGGMSAVEALHKGLDDLVDLCTHVEDVFGEKISSRDYGTEEP
- a CDS encoding ATP-dependent RNA helicase DBP2, which gives rise to MSYTNNNRNSYRTYGGGDRSRFGRDDRNGNYGRRDDYELGANLTKPNFDLETLPKFEKNFYKEAEAVASRSEDEVAAFRKEHDMTVYGRDIPRPITSFDEAGFPDYVLKEVKAQGFPNPTAIQCQGWPMALSGRDMVGIASTGSGKTLSYCLPAIVHINAQPLLQPGDGPICLVLAPTRELAVQIQKECSKFGRSSRIRNTCVYGGVPKGQQIRDLARGAEICIATPGRLLDMLDSGRTNLKRVTYLVLDEADRMLDMGFEPQIRKIVDQIRPDRQTLMWSATWPKSVQTLARDYLNDYIQVNIGSLDLAASHNIKQIIDVCSEYEKRDKLAKHLETAMQDPQAKVIVFASTKRTCDEITAYMRSEGWPALAIHGDKEQRERDWVLSEFRSGRSPIMVATDVAARGIDVKGVTTVINHDMPGNVEDYVHRIGRTGRAGEKGTAITMFTDGNSGQAHDLITILREAKQEIPPQLQALDKKGNRGNGYGYGRGRGGYGRGRGGYGRGGRGGRGGSRGFSGSNSAPLGNRRF
- a CDS encoding Alcohol dehydrogenase 2, coding for MMSISRVAALRNQFARLAKPAVVQQVFRHSTASAPTIPKTQMGCVFETNGGPIEYKEIPVPKPKPNEILVHVKYSGVCHTDLHAWKGDWPLPVKLPLVGGHEGAGVVVAKGENVKNFEIGDLAGIKWLNGSCMGCEFCQQGAEPNCPDADLSGYTHDGSFQQYATADAVQAAKLPPGTDLAAVAPILCAGVTVYKALKTAALRPGQIVAISGAAGGLGSLAVQYAVAMGLRVLGIDGGEQKGEFIKKLGAEFYVDFTKEKDIVSAIQKITNGGPHGVINVSVSPAAISQSCQYVRTLGKVVLVGLPAGAVCESPVFEHVVKSIQIKGSYVGNRQDTAEAVDFFTRGLVKSPFQIAGLSELPEVFKKMEEGKILGRYVLDTSK
- a CDS encoding Carboxypeptidase Y inhibitor, function requires acetylation by the NatB N-terminal acetyltransferase, whose amino-acid sequence is MRLVTISNSIKDALTKSEVVPTVIHSDSFTPKGFLIISYGQDKEVAMGNTLSVKDTQHRPDFAFTLNLSKDTDPDFSISSSDRFTLVLTDPDAPTKGDEKWSEFCHYVVKNIKLNDFDPNKSVDISQIEEQLTTSNLNGEDLVPYMGPGPPPKTGKHRYVFLLYKQKPGVEPEAPADRPCWGTGVPGWGAEEWSQKNELQLLAVNFFYAQNEEQ